TGTTACCTTTCCGCTTAACAAGATATCTCTGGGAGTAACATCCTTACCATAAAAAATCCGATTAGAGTCATTGTTAGGCGTTATTATTGCTCCTTTTAGCGCCACACCCGCAAACAGACCTTTTGTTCTTGAGTAAGAAAAAATTCCTGTCTTAAGCATGACATCACCGCTCATCTCTGCATCTCTTCCTATCGGACCTGCAGCAACCGCGGCATCTGCGCCAAGTGAAAGCTTGCCCCGAAGAAGACCATCAACAGCTTCTTCGCCGCTAAATACCAAAATTAGATCTATCGCCTGTCCTCCTATTTGAAGGCCCCAGCTTACTCCTCCGACCGTGAAAAAGGCCGGCGGACCCCACTTACCTGTTTTCCGGTCATGGTGTAATATAACCCCTTGGCCATATCTTCCTCCCCAGATAAAGCCGCCTTTAAGCACAGTGGGAAAAATAGCTATTCCTGTGCAATCGGAAAACATTTGTGTAGGTATACAACCTTCGGGCATCTGCATCATTTCGTCAATAACAGTGATCGAGCTATCAAGCTTTGTCACTAATTTTTCCCGGTTCGAGCAAAAAGCCTCGTTGGGAAAAACCAGCAGCACTGAGATCACAACAAGCACTGCTGCATAAAAAAATACTTTCTTCATACTTCCCTCCTCTTAAATGAGTCCCGAAGATTCGGGACGAATTAAATCCTGAGTCCCGAAGATTCGGGACGAAGGATCTCTTTATGATAAGGTACCGACAATTTGCCTTGATAGCAAATTATCAGTACCAATTCAATACATGCCATGTACCATTCGCTTCGCTCAAGTACATGGCACTCACCATTCACAAAATCTTTATGCCTGCCATGAATCTGAACAAAATTTTCGTAAGAAAATTTTGTGATTTGAATTAAAAAAATCTTATTTTTGTAAGCTCTCGAGTTCGAGCTAATATGGCGGGGGCAAAGGGATTCGAACCCTCGATCTTCAGATCGACAATCTGACGCGTTAAGCCAGGCTACGCTATACCCCCAAAAATTATAAAAGTACAAAAAACAAATTTAAGATTCAATGTTCGCAAAAACGCAAAAAGGTTTTAATTTTTGCGTTTTTGGTAGGCGATACAGGACTTGAACCTGTGACCTTTGCGATGTAAGCGCAACGCTCTAACCAACTGAGCTAATCGCCCTTATAAATTGCTGAATTACCTTAAAAACAAATGAACAAAAATTACACACGAATCTTCACGAATTCGTGGTGATTTGTGTATAGAGCGTCCCCAATGGGATTCGAACCCATGTCGTCAGATCGAAAATCTGATGTCCTAGGCCAGACTAGACGATGGGGACAAAATCATTCTGCGATTTTGGTGAGCCGCGAAGGACTCGAACCTTCTACCCCATCCTTAAAAGGGATGTGCTCTACCAGATGAGCTAGCGGCCCAA
The DNA window shown above is from Candidatus Omnitrophota bacterium and carries:
- a CDS encoding lipid-binding SYLF domain-containing protein, with the protein product MKKVFFYAAVLVVISVLLVFPNEAFCSNREKLVTKLDSSITVIDEMMQMPEGCIPTQMFSDCTGIAIFPTVLKGGFIWGGRYGQGVILHHDRKTGKWGPPAFFTVGGVSWGLQIGGQAIDLILVFSGEEAVDGLLRGKLSLGADAAVAAGPIGRDAEMSGDVMLKTGIFSYSRTKGLFAGVALKGAIITPNNDSNRIFYGKDVTPRDILLSGKVTPPAEAEKLMNLLGKYSYK